A single region of the Triticum dicoccoides isolate Atlit2015 ecotype Zavitan chromosome 2B, WEW_v2.0, whole genome shotgun sequence genome encodes:
- the LOC119363880 gene encoding uncharacterized protein LOC119363880, which produces MAREASSSSAPGPSELPPAAGGSGSGSGGDMPRVPRQRARGDPLLIVCGCFSVVTAATALLCVAVNVLSAVQSFRRNGGYIFGGIFRCYAVVISLFVAVLETEWGFIIKFCKILEYWPARGMLQIFVAVMTKAYPNVERSDLILLQDIASYLLLACGLIYVISGVLCLGVLKRSRQQKATSREQAAKDLQELEKRREELEALLIAERSELV; this is translated from the exons ATGGCCAGGGAGGCGTCGTCGTCCTCCGCGCCGGGGCCCTCAGAGTTACCGCCGGCCGCTGGTGGCAGCGGCAGCGGAAGCGGCGGGGACATGCCGCGAGTGCCGCGGCAGCGCGCCCGCGGCGACCCGCTCCTCATCGTGTGCGGCTGCTTCAGCGTCGTCACGGCCGCCACCGCCTTGCTCTGCGTCGCCGTCAACGTCCTCTCCGCTGTCCAGTCCTTCCGCCGCAACGGTGGCTAC ATATTCGGGGGCATATTCCGGTGCTATGCGGTGGTGATCTCGCTATTCGTGGCCGTCCTCGAGACTGAGTGGGGATTCATCATCAAATTCTGCAAG ATATTGGAATACTGGCCTGCAAGGGGGATGCTACAGATATT TGTTGCTGTCATGACAAAGGCATACCCAAACGTTGAAAGGAGCGATCTGATTTTGCTTCAGGACATTGCCAGCTATCTGCTCCTTGCATGTGGACTAATCTATGTAATCTCG GGGGTATTATGTCTTGGTGTACTAAAGCGTTCTAGGCAGCAgaaagcaacatcacgagagcaagCAGCCAAAGATCTGCAG GAGCTGGAGAAGCGGAGAGAGGAACTCGAGGCACTGCTAATTGCTGAGAGGTCCGAATTGGTCTGA